A region of Clostridium acetobutylicum ATCC 824 DNA encodes the following proteins:
- a CDS encoding N-acetylglucosamine kinase, whose amino-acid sequence MKYVIGIDGGGSKTHMKISTLDYKVLLEVFKGPSNINSSTKEEVKRVLQELIMEGLGKLGQSLEECSAICIGTAGADRTEDKSIIEDMIRSLGYMGKIIVVNDAEIALAGGIEKREGIIVISGTGSICYGRNKEGRSARSGGWGHIIGDEGSGYDIGIKAIKAALKSFDKRGEKTILEGDILDFLKLKSHEDLINYIYRSGVTKKEIASLTRVVNSAYIKGDLVSKRILKEAARELFLSVKAVVEVLSMQNKKVVLTTAGGVINNINYLYDEFRKFLNLNYPKVKIISMKNDSAFGAVIIARSECD is encoded by the coding sequence ATGAAGTATGTTATAGGAATAGACGGTGGTGGAAGTAAAACTCATATGAAAATTTCAACTCTCGATTACAAAGTGCTTTTAGAAGTATTTAAGGGGCCTTCGAATATAAATTCTTCAACAAAGGAAGAAGTAAAAAGGGTACTTCAGGAACTGATAATGGAGGGTTTAGGTAAATTAGGGCAATCATTAGAAGAATGTTCTGCAATATGTATTGGAACTGCAGGAGCGGATAGGACAGAGGATAAAAGTATTATAGAGGATATGATAAGGTCTTTAGGCTATATGGGCAAAATTATAGTAGTTAATGATGCTGAAATAGCCCTTGCAGGAGGTATTGAGAAAAGAGAAGGAATTATAGTTATAAGTGGAACGGGGTCTATCTGTTATGGCAGAAATAAAGAAGGAAGAAGTGCTCGCTCAGGTGGGTGGGGACATATTATAGGAGATGAGGGAAGTGGTTATGATATAGGTATAAAGGCAATAAAAGCAGCCCTTAAAAGCTTTGACAAAAGAGGAGAAAAAACGATTTTAGAGGGCGATATTCTAGACTTTCTAAAGCTAAAAAGCCATGAAGATTTGATAAATTATATATATAGGAGTGGCGTAACAAAAAAGGAAATAGCCAGCTTAACTAGAGTAGTAAATTCTGCATATATAAAAGGTGATTTAGTTTCTAAAAGAATACTTAAAGAGGCAGCAAGAGAGCTTTTTTTAAGTGTTAAAGCTGTAGTAGAGGTTCTTAGTATGCAGAACAAGAAGGTAGTATTAACCACAGCTGGAGGCGTTATTAATAATATTAACTACTTATATGATGAGTTTAGAAAGTTTTTAAATTTGAATTATCCTAAGGTAAAGATAATCTCTATGAAAAACGATTCTGCCTTTGGTGCTGTAATTATAGCAAGAAGTGAGTGTGATTAA
- a CDS encoding GNAT family N-acetyltransferase, with the protein MEIKETYDFSSIVDLWNKNIGTVYPMNLELFKQNYINDRQRKKIMGAFNGEILIGFVIYKQWTYKSGSLKPNHKIGYINSIIVDINFRHQGIGTKLLDAAEEELINSGVKILRCGSDTYHFFPGIPLECLPSEEFFLVRGYKMQDYFYDLIGDVSKVDFKKPSIKDGFKVNVMKPEDRKGLFEFLEKSFSGRWLEEFIEFFQVGMKERDIVLIKYKTSVIGFSHIYDNKSSFIGPPIYWKALLGHNYGGLGPIGIDKTYRKQGLGRLLLYESLQILKKREVKKMVIDWTEKDIINFYGRFNFMPWKAYRKATKEVKDGKG; encoded by the coding sequence ATGGAAATTAAAGAGACATATGATTTTAGTAGCATTGTAGATTTGTGGAATAAAAACATAGGTACAGTGTATCCGATGAATTTAGAACTTTTTAAGCAAAACTATATTAATGATAGGCAAAGAAAAAAAATAATGGGTGCTTTTAATGGTGAAATACTAATAGGCTTTGTTATATATAAACAGTGGACATATAAAAGTGGATCTTTAAAGCCCAACCATAAGATAGGATATATAAATTCAATCATAGTGGATATAAACTTTAGGCATCAAGGGATAGGAACTAAGTTATTAGATGCTGCTGAAGAGGAATTAATCAATTCGGGAGTTAAAATACTTCGTTGTGGTAGTGACACCTATCACTTTTTTCCTGGAATACCTTTAGAATGTTTACCTTCGGAAGAGTTTTTTTTAGTTAGAGGTTATAAAATGCAAGACTATTTTTATGATTTAATAGGAGATGTATCTAAAGTGGATTTTAAAAAACCTTCTATAAAAGATGGTTTTAAGGTTAATGTAATGAAGCCAGAAGATAGGAAGGGGCTCTTTGAATTTTTAGAAAAAAGCTTTAGTGGAAGATGGCTTGAAGAATTTATTGAATTTTTTCAGGTAGGAATGAAGGAAAGAGATATTGTACTTATAAAGTATAAGACCTCTGTTATTGGGTTCTCACATATATATGATAACAAAAGTAGTTTTATAGGTCCGCCTATATATTGGAAAGCATTACTTGGGCATAACTACGGTGGTTTAGGACCTATAGGGATAGACAAGACATATAGAAAACAAGGGCTTGGGAGGCTTTTGCTATACGAATCACTACAGATTTTGAAAAAAAGAGAAGTTAAGAAAATGGTTATAGATTGGACTGAAAAAGATATTATAAATTTTTATGGAAGGTTTAATTTTATGCCTTGGAAAGCATATAGAAAAGCAACCAAAGAGGTAAAAGATGGCAAGGGTTAA
- a CDS encoding exo-beta-N-acetylmuramidase NamZ family protein, whose product MARVKTGIDNIKEYMDIFKGKRVGLITNTTGYNSEFKSTIDVLREECDLRALYSPEHGIRGEVQAGDKVTNYVDFRTGIIVYSLYGESRRPSKNMLKDIDVIIFDIQDVGARCYTYLYTMSYAMESCREFDKEFVVLDRPNPINGEEVEGNILDLRYKSFVGRYPIPQRYGLTIGETARLFNSEFSIGCKLTVVPIKGWERDMYYEDTGLSWIMPSPNMPSVDTALVYPGTCIFEGTNISEGRGTTKPFEIIGAPWLDGVKIADKMNAFGLDGVKFRPIAFRPTFSKYSGELCLGVQIHVIDRKLYKPVKTGLFLYEIIKGESKDKFQFTIVNGDRIKYGIDFLIGNSVIRKTEHGVRNIIMKWQNEAEGFEKLKNKYHLYP is encoded by the coding sequence ATGGCAAGGGTTAAAACAGGAATAGATAATATAAAAGAATATATGGACATTTTTAAAGGAAAAAGAGTAGGACTTATTACTAATACAACGGGATATAATAGTGAGTTTAAAAGTACTATAGATGTATTGAGAGAGGAATGTGATTTGCGAGCATTATATTCTCCTGAGCATGGAATAAGAGGTGAAGTTCAAGCAGGGGATAAGGTTACAAACTATGTAGACTTTAGAACTGGAATAATTGTATACAGTCTTTATGGTGAGAGTAGAAGACCATCAAAGAATATGCTTAAAGATATTGATGTTATCATTTTTGATATTCAGGATGTTGGAGCCAGATGCTATACCTATCTATATACCATGTCGTATGCTATGGAAAGCTGTAGAGAATTTGATAAGGAATTTGTAGTTTTGGACAGACCTAACCCCATTAATGGAGAAGAGGTGGAGGGGAATATTTTAGATTTAAGATATAAATCCTTTGTTGGACGTTATCCTATACCTCAGAGGTATGGGCTTACAATAGGAGAAACAGCAAGACTTTTTAATTCTGAGTTTTCTATAGGATGCAAGCTAACAGTTGTTCCTATTAAGGGATGGGAAAGAGATATGTATTACGAAGATACGGGATTAAGTTGGATTATGCCATCGCCTAATATGCCTTCGGTTGATACAGCATTAGTATATCCTGGTACATGTATTTTTGAGGGGACAAATATTTCAGAAGGAAGGGGCACAACTAAGCCTTTTGAAATTATCGGTGCACCTTGGCTAGATGGAGTTAAAATTGCAGATAAAATGAATGCATTTGGACTAGATGGGGTAAAATTCAGACCAATAGCTTTTAGACCTACATTTTCAAAGTACTCAGGTGAGCTCTGCTTAGGAGTACAAATCCATGTTATAGACAGAAAGCTATACAAACCGGTTAAAACTGGACTTTTTCTTTATGAAATTATAAAAGGAGAAAGTAAAGATAAATTTCAATTCACTATTGTAAATGGCGATAGAATAAAATATGGTATTGATTTTTTAATTGGTAATAGTGTTATTAGAAAAACTGAGCATGGTGTAAGAAATATAATTATGAAATGGCAAAATGAAGCTGAAGGTTTTGAAAAATTAAAAAATAAATATCACTTGTATCCATAA
- a CDS encoding helix-turn-helix domain-containing protein, translating into MESYKIISSGEKLKTIRKKYGLKQEELAGAEITRNLISQIEHNKAKLTKKAAQVIFKNLQKICNTRNISVEVELAYLIEDEKDQANKILNEYIKELKDLTVYKDTSFSTKLTEVEKFLSTWNFIDKKIIIFELAGDYFCSIDDFYNSSIYYEKAKALADLDIHDNHMLSILRKLSMVYFYMGKYEYNIKCCEFAMDRFDHMSEEYFCIFLFNSALCYTELKEYDKAIRNLNKLEKTIKNTNTDKYYQVLLQKSLCLQYIGKYEESLTLYNKVLKSIDEKSYDKYVLSFINISEIYLNLGEYDKARETSNKIMEYIVYIDENYKNMPRFYFEIGKIFKRLKAFDTSEKYFLKSLELSKKYTHYYLIKDILCELVEVYKTQNNLDGIAYIKSQFFILTGKDNSINLAIMYKLLGFYLEIDDIQSLKEIYSFTKNFV; encoded by the coding sequence ATGGAAAGTTATAAAATAATATCCTCCGGCGAAAAACTCAAAACCATTAGAAAGAAATATGGATTAAAACAAGAGGAATTAGCGGGAGCTGAGATAACAAGAAATCTTATAAGTCAAATAGAGCATAATAAAGCCAAATTAACTAAAAAAGCTGCGCAAGTTATTTTTAAGAATTTACAGAAAATTTGCAATACAAGAAATATTTCTGTAGAAGTAGAATTAGCTTATCTTATTGAAGATGAAAAAGATCAAGCTAATAAGATTCTCAATGAGTATATAAAAGAACTTAAGGATTTAACTGTATATAAAGACACAAGCTTCTCAACCAAATTGACAGAAGTCGAAAAGTTTTTATCAACCTGGAACTTCATTGACAAAAAAATTATAATCTTCGAGCTTGCAGGTGATTACTTTTGTAGTATTGACGATTTTTATAACAGCTCTATTTACTATGAAAAAGCTAAGGCTTTAGCTGATTTAGACATACATGACAATCACATGCTTTCTATACTAAGAAAACTCTCCATGGTCTACTTCTATATGGGAAAATACGAGTACAATATAAAATGTTGCGAGTTTGCTATGGATCGATTTGACCATATGAGCGAAGAATATTTTTGCATATTTTTGTTCAATAGTGCTCTCTGTTATACAGAGCTTAAAGAATATGACAAAGCTATTAGAAATTTAAATAAACTTGAAAAAACAATAAAAAATACAAATACGGATAAATACTATCAGGTTTTACTTCAAAAATCTCTTTGTCTCCAATACATTGGCAAATATGAGGAAAGTTTAACTTTATACAATAAGGTCCTTAAATCTATTGACGAGAAAAGCTATGATAAATACGTACTTAGCTTTATTAATATATCTGAAATCTACTTGAATTTAGGTGAATATGATAAAGCACGTGAAACTTCTAATAAGATAATGGAGTATATAGTTTATATTGATGAAAATTATAAGAATATGCCTAGATTTTACTTTGAAATCGGTAAAATCTTTAAAAGACTAAAAGCTTTTGATACTTCAGAAAAATATTTTCTAAAATCACTTGAGCTTTCAAAAAAGTATACACATTATTATTTAATTAAAGACATATTATGTGAGTTAGTAGAGGTCTACAAAACACAAAATAATCTTGATGGAATAGCATATATAAAGAGTCAATTTTTTATACTTACAGGAAAAGATAATTCTATAAACCTTGCCATTATGTATAAGCTATTGGGCTTTTACTTAGAAATAGACGATATTCAATCACTTAAAGAAATATATAGTTTCACTAAAAACTTTGTTTAA
- the nagB gene encoding glucosamine-6-phosphate deaminase, with product MKIVTVNDYDEMSKFAAKIIASQIILKENSVLGLATGGTPLGMYKELINLYNKENLNFSKVQTFNLDEYYGVSDDNPQSYHYYMKNNFFKFTNIKNENINILDGTTSDIENECKSYDNKILSSGGIDIQVLGIGENGHIGFNEPDINFEAKTHLVKLDEKTIEANSRFFNSKNEVPTSALSMGIKTIMQSKKILLLANGEKKAEAIFKMVNGKISPEVPASILQLHNDTTIIIDKAAAKML from the coding sequence TTGAAAATAGTAACTGTTAATGATTATGATGAAATGAGTAAATTTGCAGCTAAAATAATTGCAAGTCAGATAATTTTGAAGGAAAATAGTGTTCTTGGATTAGCTACTGGAGGCACTCCTCTAGGAATGTATAAAGAACTGATAAATTTATATAATAAAGAGAATCTAAACTTTTCCAAGGTACAGACCTTTAATCTTGATGAATACTATGGAGTTTCTGATGATAACCCTCAAAGCTATCACTATTACATGAAAAATAATTTCTTTAAATTCACAAATATAAAAAATGAGAACATAAATATACTGGATGGAACTACATCTGACATTGAAAATGAGTGCAAAAGCTATGATAATAAAATTTTATCTTCTGGCGGAATAGATATTCAAGTCCTAGGTATTGGTGAAAATGGCCATATAGGTTTTAATGAACCAGACATTAATTTCGAAGCTAAAACTCATCTTGTAAAATTAGATGAAAAAACTATAGAAGCAAATTCAAGATTCTTTAACTCAAAAAATGAAGTTCCAACCTCTGCTCTAAGTATGGGAATAAAGACAATAATGCAGTCTAAAAAGATATTACTTTTAGCAAACGGCGAAAAAAAGGCTGAAGCAATATTTAAAATGGTTAATGGAAAAATATCACCTGAAGTACCTGCTTCAATTCTCCAACTTCACAATGATACTACAATAATAATTGATAAAGCCGCTGCAAAAATGTTGTAG
- the nagA gene encoding N-acetylglucosamine-6-phosphate deacetylase, whose product MKAIINGKIITEDSILENKVLLFDEKIIDIVDEKNLDRKTTYVIDAEGNYVSPGFIDVHIHGFSGADTMDGTLDALKTISRDITKNGVTSFLPTTMTMDRQKIYTALDTIREASTKCLGGANILGAHLEGPFISEKFKGAQAKTHILKPDYDFIKDYIDIIKIITLAPEEDENLEFIKTVKKNSDIVLSIGHSNASYDEAVNAIKNGINHVTHMFNAMTPLTHRNLGVIGAIFNNNIPSEIIADKIHLHPDIYKILIKTIGTNNITLITDCMRAGGLGDGVSELGGQKVIVKDDSARLENGTLAGSILTLNKAIKNVYENTDLKLNEAVKLATINPAKNINVFDKKGSLNNGKDSDITIFNDAFEIKLTIIGGDIIENSNC is encoded by the coding sequence ATGAAAGCTATAATTAACGGAAAAATAATTACCGAAGATAGCATACTTGAAAATAAAGTTTTACTATTTGATGAAAAAATAATAGATATTGTAGATGAAAAAAACCTTGATAGGAAAACAACTTATGTAATAGATGCAGAAGGCAACTACGTTTCTCCTGGTTTTATAGATGTTCATATACATGGTTTCAGTGGTGCAGATACTATGGATGGAACCCTCGATGCTCTTAAAACCATAAGTAGAGATATAACAAAAAATGGTGTTACATCTTTCCTACCAACTACCATGACAATGGACAGACAAAAAATTTATACTGCCTTAGATACTATAAGAGAAGCGAGTACAAAGTGCTTAGGTGGTGCTAATATTCTAGGTGCCCATCTTGAAGGTCCTTTTATAAGCGAAAAATTTAAGGGTGCGCAAGCTAAAACTCACATATTAAAGCCTGATTATGATTTTATTAAGGACTATATAGATATTATAAAGATAATAACTTTAGCACCTGAAGAGGATGAAAATCTCGAATTCATAAAAACTGTTAAAAAGAATTCAGATATAGTTTTATCAATAGGTCACTCAAATGCCTCCTATGACGAAGCTGTAAATGCAATTAAAAATGGAATAAATCATGTTACTCATATGTTTAACGCAATGACACCTTTAACTCACAGAAATTTAGGCGTAATAGGCGCTATATTTAACAATAATATTCCATCTGAAATAATAGCAGATAAAATTCATCTTCATCCTGATATATACAAGATTCTTATAAAAACAATCGGTACTAACAATATAACCCTAATAACTGATTGTATGAGAGCGGGAGGTTTAGGTGATGGAGTTTCAGAACTTGGCGGACAGAAAGTCATAGTTAAAGATGATTCTGCAAGACTTGAGAACGGAACTTTAGCCGGAAGTATATTAACTTTAAATAAAGCCATAAAAAATGTATATGAAAATACAGATTTAAAACTTAACGAAGCAGTAAAACTTGCCACTATAAATCCAGCAAAAAATATAAATGTATTTGATAAAAAGGGAAGTTTAAATAATGGTAAGGATTCAGATATAACTATATTTAATGATGCTTTTGAAATTAAACTTACAATCATAGGAGGAGATATAATTGAAAATAGTAACTGTTAA
- a CDS encoding GntR family transcriptional regulator: protein MKIVSKSSPLPLHYQLKMILQEMIENEELLPGDTIPTERELCEIQKISRMTVNKAILSLVSEGILYREQGKGTFVAKKKEKQQLTKLKSFTEEMREKGLNISTKILSFEIKTATKHISTLLELPHKKMKVIEIIRLRLTDNDPSAIETVVLPLYLFSDMTKEVIDGKSLYNTFREKYGYEPTKAKQTIEPIMLTDYEAKFLNQVGNSLALLFRRLTYRKDGVPIEYTKSIYRSEKYKYEVILT, encoded by the coding sequence TTGAAGATAGTATCAAAATCAAGTCCTCTTCCTCTTCATTATCAGCTCAAGATGATTTTACAGGAAATGATCGAAAATGAAGAATTGCTTCCTGGAGATACTATTCCTACTGAAAGAGAACTTTGTGAAATCCAGAAAATAAGTAGAATGACTGTAAATAAAGCAATTCTATCATTAGTGTCTGAAGGTATTCTCTATAGGGAGCAAGGTAAGGGAACCTTTGTAGCCAAAAAAAAGGAGAAACAACAACTGACAAAGCTAAAGAGTTTTACTGAAGAAATGAGGGAAAAGGGCCTAAACATAAGTACAAAAATACTATCCTTTGAAATAAAAACTGCCACAAAACATATAAGCACCTTATTGGAACTTCCACATAAGAAAATGAAAGTTATAGAAATAATACGTCTTAGATTAACAGATAATGATCCCTCTGCAATAGAAACTGTTGTACTTCCCTTGTATTTATTTAGTGATATGACAAAAGAAGTTATTGATGGGAAATCTCTATACAATACCTTTAGAGAGAAATATGGCTATGAGCCTACAAAGGCAAAACAAACTATTGAACCTATCATGCTAACAGACTATGAGGCAAAATTCTTAAATCAAGTAGGTAATTCCTTAGCCCTTCTTTTTCGAAGACTCACCTATAGAAAGGATGGAGTTCCTATTGAATACACAAAATCAATATATAGAAGTGAAAAATATAAATATGAAGTAATATTAACTTAG
- a CDS encoding serine hydrolase — protein sequence MYNINILKKTIENLITSNKEDISLVFLDLKKPSNHIYIKENEVFPSASTIKVLIMAEALNEVLSGNHALEEKIEIKSSDKVNYSIVTCLTNKIYPLIDLLTLMIISSDNTASNILIDLLTMDSINNYGKKIGLKTTLLRRKMMDSNAAKEGRENITTAFDMLTLFSKIYNKKILSPDMCDLMLKILSNNTDCEVLLRYLCDDIRCAHKTGDLPHLNHDIGIFRTENAEYILGVFVRSVQFNYEAKDTIGKISKEIHDFIA from the coding sequence TTGTATAATATAAACATTCTAAAGAAGACTATTGAAAATCTTATAACTTCAAATAAGGAAGATATTTCGTTAGTCTTTTTAGATCTTAAAAAACCTTCAAATCATATTTATATAAAAGAAAATGAAGTGTTTCCTTCTGCAAGTACAATAAAAGTTCTCATAATGGCTGAAGCCTTAAATGAAGTTCTAAGCGGAAATCATGCCTTGGAGGAAAAAATCGAAATAAAGTCTTCAGACAAAGTAAACTACAGCATAGTAACCTGTCTAACAAATAAAATATATCCACTTATAGACCTTTTAACTCTCATGATAATATCCAGTGATAACACTGCTTCAAACATATTAATAGATCTTTTAACAATGGATAGCATAAATAACTACGGTAAAAAAATCGGATTAAAAACCACTCTATTAAGAAGAAAAATGATGGATTCCAATGCTGCAAAAGAAGGCAGAGAGAACATAACCACTGCTTTTGACATGTTAACACTATTCAGTAAAATATATAATAAGAAAATATTAAGCCCTGATATGTGTGATTTAATGCTAAAGATTCTAAGTAACAACACTGATTGTGAGGTTTTATTAAGATATTTATGTGACGATATTAGATGTGCTCATAAAACAGGTGATTTACCTCACTTAAACCATGATATTGGAATATTTAGAACAGAAAACGCTGAATATATACTGGGAGTATTTGTTAGGAGTGTACAATTTAATTATGAGGCAAAAGATACTATAGGTAAAATATCCAAAGAAATTCATGATTTCATAGCATAA